In Acidovorax sp. GBBC 1281, a single window of DNA contains:
- the uppS gene encoding polyprenyl diphosphate synthase: MSASSAIPHHVAIVMDGNGRWATRRFLPRLAGHKQGVESLKRCAQACVERGVAVLTVFAFSSENWNRPADEVSGLMDLLVKALSREVPQLQKDGVRLHFVGEKTGLSEKVRAGLRQAELDTAHNTRLVLNVCFNYGGRWDIAQAAAAVAARGEPITEASLHAAMGLAHVPDPDLVIRTGGEMRISNFLLWQSAYSEFYFSDRLWPDFDGKALDEAIAAFNARERRFGKTSEQILASSPASLQV, encoded by the coding sequence ATGTCCGCCTCTTCGGCCATTCCGCACCACGTTGCCATCGTCATGGATGGCAATGGCCGCTGGGCCACGCGCCGTTTCCTGCCGCGGCTGGCAGGGCACAAGCAGGGCGTGGAGTCTCTCAAACGCTGCGCGCAGGCCTGCGTGGAGCGGGGCGTGGCCGTGCTGACGGTGTTCGCTTTCTCTTCGGAAAACTGGAACCGGCCTGCCGATGAAGTGTCGGGCCTCATGGACTTGCTGGTCAAGGCGCTGTCCCGGGAAGTCCCCCAGTTGCAAAAGGACGGAGTGCGCCTGCATTTCGTCGGTGAGAAGACTGGGTTGTCCGAGAAGGTGCGTGCGGGCCTGCGCCAGGCCGAGCTGGACACCGCGCACAATACCCGCCTGGTCCTGAACGTCTGCTTCAACTACGGCGGCCGTTGGGACATCGCGCAGGCCGCTGCGGCCGTCGCGGCGCGGGGCGAGCCCATCACCGAGGCCAGCCTGCATGCGGCCATGGGCCTGGCGCACGTGCCGGATCCGGACCTGGTGATCCGCACGGGTGGCGAAATGCGCATCAGCAATTTCCTGCTGTGGCAGTCGGCCTATTCCGAGTTCTACTTCAGTGACCGGCTCTGGCCGGACTTCGACGGCAAGGCCCTGGATGAGGCCATCGCCGCCTTCAATGCCCGAGAGCGCCGTTTCGGCAAGACATCCGAGCAAATACTGGCGTCGTCACCTGCCTCGCTGCAGGTCTGA